TTGAGTGCGAAGGACAACACAGCGCTCATTGCCGACGTGGAGCGCGAGCTCGAAGAAGACCGCGAATTTGCCGAGGAGTCCCCCATGCCGAAACCGGAGACGGCCGCGGCGGGCGTTTACTGCGAAGCGGGCTGCCACAATATTCCGGTGAAGTACGGCAAAGTCAAAATGAAGGACCAGCGCGCAGCAGCAAAGGTCAAGGAAACCGAAGCTGCGCTGCATTTCAAATAGATAAATATGGCGCAGGTCACCTATCTCGAAGCGATTCGCCAGGGGCTCTGGGAAGAGATGGAGCAAGACCCACGCGTGTTCTGCATCGGCGAAGACATCGGCATCTACGGCGGCGCGTTCAAGGTGACCGATGGCTTTATTGATCGCTTCGGGCCGGAGCGCGTGGTGGACACACCGATCGCTGAGGCGGCCATCGTGAGCGCGGCGTACGGCGCGTCGCTGACCGGATTGCGGCCCGTCGCCGAGTTTCAGTTCATCGACTTCATCTCGTGTGCATTCAACCAGATCATCAACGTGCTCGCGAAATCGCACTACCGCTGGGGCGCGCCCGCGCCGGTGGTGCTCCGCGGGCCGAGCGGCGGAGGCGTGCACGGCGGCCCGTTCCACTCGCAGAATCCCGAGATGTACTTTGTCCACACGCCCGGCCTGAAGGTCGTGTACCCGGCCACAGCGTACGACGCCAAGGGACTGATCAAGTCGGCCATTCGCGACAACAATCCGGTTCTGTTCTTCGAGCACAAGTTCTTGTACCGCCGCGTCAAGGAAGAATTGCCGGCGGAAGATTATGTGGTGCCCCTCGGCAAGGCGCGCGTGGCACGCACCGGCCAGCACATCAGCGTGATCACTTACGCTGCCATGGTGCACGTGGCGCTTGAGGCAGCGGAAGTCTTGGCGAAGGAAGGTATCGAGCTCGAGGTGGTGGACCTGCGCACGCTTCTTCCACTGGATCGCGAGGCGATCGTCGA
This genomic interval from Terriglobales bacterium contains the following:
- a CDS encoding alpha-ketoacid dehydrogenase subunit beta — encoded protein: MAQVTYLEAIRQGLWEEMEQDPRVFCIGEDIGIYGGAFKVTDGFIDRFGPERVVDTPIAEAAIVSAAYGASLTGLRPVAEFQFIDFISCAFNQIINVLAKSHYRWGAPAPVVLRGPSGGGVHGGPFHSQNPEMYFVHTPGLKVVYPATAYDAKGLIKSAIRDNNPVLFFEHKFLYRRVKEELPAEDYVVPLGKARVARTGQHISVITYAAMVHVALEAAEVLAKEGIELEVVDLRTLLPLDREAIVETTRRTNKVIILHEDTKTGGIAGEITSIINEEAFDDLDGPIVRIAALDTPVPFSPPLEEYFLPKVADVVEKARWLRRH